The nucleotide sequence TTGACCACCGTGTACCCTCTCTCCTTCCAGCTGTCGATGGATGCCCGTGTCCTCAGCACCgttgatgacgacgacgacggagACCACAAGAAAAGTACGTTGTCCCTCCTCGCTTCGAGGTTGGCGTCGGCGAACTGGTCGCCATTcgcaggaggcggcggcggcccgGTCTCGTAATCCCCCTCCTCGTACATCAGCTGGTGGAGACGCCTCTCCATGTGCACGCGGCCGGGCATCGGTCCCGAGACCTTCACCCGCCGTCGCTCGCCGGGCTCATGGTGGGCCCCGACCACACTATCGACCTGCTGTTCGACGTGAGCCAGCCGGTCAGCGTCGGCGATGGGCCTGCGAGTGGGCTCGTCGATCACATAGAGAATGACAGCGGCGCAAGAATTATGGGTCCACGCCTGAGCGCAGGCCACGTGGCAATGGAGCTCGGCGAGGACGGCGGCGATTTCGGAGAGGAGGCCGGGCCGGTCCGTGGCCGTGATCTCGACGGCAGCGTGCTCCGATGCCAGCTGGCCGGGACCCACCAACTTCCCGAGGCAGGTCGTCACTTCGTCCGCGCTCCGAGCCCCCTTCTGCCCGCTCACCAGCGACTGATCTCACCACAACAGAAACGGATATCATCAAATCaacccgaagaagaagaagagagacggCGGCTGAGTTCGTTTACGTTACCTGCTGGATATAGCGGATGAGGTCGGGATCCGTTAGCTTGTTACCGAGCCGGTCCCCTACGTGAAACACTGTCATACGCACAACGTGTGCTTAGATCTCTTAAACCGGAAATGGAAATGAGGGGAAGCAAGAAACAGACCATCCATGAGCCAGCCGCCGTCGGACGAAATGTAGGACTTGGAGATGACGAGGTCGAGGTCGGTGAGGAGCTGGACCATCTCTAAAAGGATCCCGTTCCTGTTGGCGCTGTCCACCTGCGACGCAAAGCAGCCATCGTCGATAAGCTAAACAAGCAGGCTCTCGAGGACGCATTCGCTCTGGCAAAGCCCACCCCTCCTTTCCTTTTGGGCACGGACGAGGAGCGGTGACGCGGTCACCGATGCTACTCTATAGCTCCTGTCGTCTCTCTTCACTGCGCACCGCAGCGGCCGCGGTTTTGGCGTCCACCACCGGAAAAGGTCACGTTATTTATACCATTGCATTTACTGCAATTTTCTTTGCCTTCTCCTTTTCCTACTTGAAACCGTGGGTGGGAGGGGAGAAAGAGATAGAAAGGAGAGGTGAGACCTTGACGAGTGTGCAGTCCTCGCATGTCTCGTTGTCGATGCAAACCCTGCCACCGACAAGGACGACCACCATAACTTCAGCTCAGCATTCACAAGACGATCAACTGAAGAATAACAAACAGACGAGTAGGAATGATACCGAGGGTTGATCCTCTCGACGAGGAAATCGAAATCAGGGTCGAAGTACGGCCCGCTCCCTGTGCCTTccatcg is from Musa acuminata AAA Group cultivar baxijiao chromosome BXJ3-8, Cavendish_Baxijiao_AAA, whole genome shotgun sequence and encodes:
- the LOC135645687 gene encoding ACT domain-containing protein ACR1-like, producing MRIDHRFTPCFSERAMEGTGSGPYFDPDFDFLVERINPRVCIDNETCEDCTLVKVDSANRNGILLEMVQLLTDLDLVISKSYISSDGGWLMDVFHVGDRLGNKLTDPDLIRYIQQSLVSGQKGARSADEVTTCLGKLVGPGQLASEHAAVEITATDRPGLLSEIAAVLAELHCHVACAQAWTHNSCAAVILYVIDEPTRRPIADADRLAHVEQQVDSVVGAHHEPGERRRVKVSGPMPGRVHMERRLHQLMYEEGDYETGPPPPPANGDQFADANLEARRDNVLFLWSPSSSSSTVLRTRASIDSWKERGYTVVNIQSRDRPKLLFDTVCTLTDMKYVVYHAAVGSRGPLAVQEYYVRRMDGCTLDTESERQKVSRCLVAAVERRACHGWRLDISTRDRRGLLSDITRVLRENGLSLTMAECATRGERAVGTFYVTDASGGGNVDPKSMDAVREELGESVTLVVRAGGWGCAKSNCSTSSSTTLSPSLSTSSSVDGDRSRIMTSLGSSLGSLLWSHIERLSSNFGSIRS